One window of the Bradyrhizobium sp. NP1 genome contains the following:
- a CDS encoding isochorismatase family protein, with translation MSPRRRPWDGIIPESECETYRIAGLGAPGGFGTRPALLVIDVQYRSVGDRPQPIREAIKQYSVSCGEAGWHAVVHIRSLVEVFRARGWPILYPFVAPKTEHDRDSFAAKVPGVMAIPAKGYDFVAEIAPRASDIRIPKKQASAFFGTSLSSYLIGLKVDTLVITGCTTSGCVRASAVDGCALNFKIVVPEDAVFDRSPTSHAVNLFDMASKYADVMPTADVLTRLDSLPGGA, from the coding sequence ATGTCCCCGCGCAGGCGTCCCTGGGACGGCATCATCCCCGAGAGCGAGTGCGAGACCTATCGCATCGCCGGCCTTGGGGCGCCGGGCGGCTTCGGCACGCGGCCCGCGCTGCTCGTGATCGATGTGCAGTACCGCTCGGTCGGCGACCGGCCGCAGCCGATCCGCGAGGCCATCAAGCAGTATTCGGTGAGCTGCGGCGAGGCCGGCTGGCACGCCGTCGTGCACATCCGCTCGCTGGTCGAGGTGTTCCGAGCGCGGGGCTGGCCGATCCTTTATCCGTTCGTCGCGCCCAAGACCGAGCACGACCGCGATTCCTTCGCGGCCAAGGTGCCCGGCGTGATGGCGATCCCGGCGAAAGGCTACGACTTCGTCGCGGAGATCGCGCCACGGGCTTCCGACATCCGCATTCCCAAGAAGCAGGCGAGCGCGTTCTTCGGCACGTCGCTGTCGAGCTACCTGATCGGGCTCAAGGTCGACACGCTCGTCATCACGGGCTGCACGACCAGCGGCTGCGTTCGCGCCAGCGCGGTCGATGGCTGCGCGCTCAACTTCAAGATCGTTGTTCCCGAGGACGCGGTGTTCGACCGCTCGCCGACCTCGCATGCGGTGAACCTGTTCGACATGGCGAGCAAGTATGCCGATGTGATGCCGACGGCCGACGTGCTCACCCGCCTCGACAGCCTCCCCGGCGGCGCCTGA
- a CDS encoding FAD-dependent monooxygenase, with protein sequence MKPTRPTSSSHRILIAGAGIGGLVTALSLLHRGIDCDVYEQAPELREVGAGLWISANGARVLFDLGLKDELERAAIAASERAIRLWNSGEKWPLYEAGASAASHKPYVLLRAHLLRMLQDAVQRLKPGAIHLNARCAGFTEADGKVTLKLEDGSEAVGTALIGADGIHSRIREQAFGQVESRYTNALAWRGLVPVDRLAPHQARHAVYTWVGPSAHVTVYPVRWQDTALLTFSAQVEHSEWQLESWSVKGDPADCLRDFAGWHPDIIEMITHVDTLHKWGIFVREPLPRWSKGRVTLLGDACHSMVPYLGQGVNMAIEDACVLSRYLEANADPVRAFELYQNERKERAETTARRAADMQGIFHNAALASRETAGDYILSQWGPAQNAARYNWIYDYDATSVKLRSGGGLVGAEA encoded by the coding sequence GTGAAACCGACCAGGCCAACCTCCTCGTCCCATCGCATCCTGATCGCCGGCGCCGGCATCGGTGGGCTGGTGACCGCGCTCTCGCTCCTGCACCGGGGCATCGATTGCGACGTCTATGAGCAGGCTCCGGAGCTGCGCGAGGTCGGCGCCGGCTTGTGGATCTCCGCCAACGGCGCGCGCGTGCTGTTCGACCTCGGCCTGAAGGACGAGCTCGAGCGCGCCGCGATCGCCGCCTCCGAGCGCGCGATCCGGCTCTGGAACAGCGGCGAGAAATGGCCGCTCTACGAGGCGGGAGCCTCGGCCGCGTCGCACAAGCCCTATGTGCTGCTGCGCGCGCATCTGCTGCGCATGCTGCAGGACGCGGTGCAGCGGCTGAAGCCCGGCGCGATCCACCTCAACGCGCGCTGCGCTGGTTTCACCGAGGCCGACGGCAAGGTCACGCTCAAGCTCGAAGACGGCTCCGAGGCGGTCGGCACCGCGCTGATCGGCGCGGACGGCATTCATTCCAGAATCCGCGAGCAGGCGTTCGGACAGGTCGAGAGCCGCTACACCAACGCGCTGGCGTGGCGCGGCCTGGTGCCGGTCGATCGCCTCGCGCCGCATCAGGCGAGGCACGCGGTCTACACCTGGGTCGGCCCGTCGGCCCATGTCACCGTCTATCCCGTGCGCTGGCAGGACACCGCGCTGCTCACCTTCTCCGCGCAGGTCGAGCATAGCGAATGGCAGCTGGAGTCCTGGTCGGTGAAGGGCGACCCGGCGGACTGCCTGAGGGATTTCGCGGGCTGGCATCCCGACATCATCGAGATGATCACCCACGTCGACACCCTGCACAAATGGGGCATCTTCGTGCGCGAGCCGCTGCCGCGATGGAGCAAGGGACGCGTCACGCTGCTCGGTGATGCCTGCCACTCCATGGTTCCCTATCTCGGGCAGGGCGTGAACATGGCGATCGAGGATGCCTGCGTGCTCAGCCGCTACCTCGAAGCCAATGCCGATCCGGTGCGCGCCTTCGAATTGTATCAGAACGAGCGCAAGGAGCGCGCCGAGACCACCGCGCGCCGCGCCGCCGATATGCAGGGCATCTTCCACAATGCGGCGCTGGCCTCGCGCGAGACAGCGGGCGATTACATCCTGTCGCAATGGGGGCCGGCGCAGAATGCGGCGCGCTACAACTGGATCTACGATTACGACGCGACGTCGGTGAAGCTGCGATCGGGCGGCGGCCTGGTCGGCGCGGAGGCGTAG